In a single window of the Populus alba chromosome 16, ASM523922v2, whole genome shotgun sequence genome:
- the LOC140954723 gene encoding putative SWI/SNF-related matrix-associated actin-dependent regulator of chromatin subfamily A member 3-like 1, which yields MEEGQKEPVSFPSDDSQSTSQEEIREGEQKNESLNMILDAWKDSFTFEDRRYSSSQQSLHDTIFVCSITTKIVGLGAIEFNDHELLELVRYPQSPYDKSAIKVFNSSSVEVGYLHIPVAKVLSPLVDLQKINLEGEVTNSRNRYDSSMPCLVKIFSKSDDTQNVQDWILQNSLCFCDQPGPSFRAYEGLGVQEKNMIEKLGTLEPPKNVIKAKLLDHQKEGLWWLVRKEKSDELPPFWEVKDGSYLNLLTMHQTDRRPDPLHGGIFADDHGLGKTLTFLSLISFDKVGTLPEATGKRDTVMSVSSGKKRGGLVRGKGTGGQKTHTLLGNNTKESSLDMADDSSSALVPKQTLIVCPSVVCSTWESQLQEHTHKGSLKLYKYYGNSRTKDVEELKKYDIVLTTYRTLTAECFRRMRCPLMKIEWWRVILDEAHVIKNANARQSRAVTQFTARRRWAVTGTHIQNGLFDLFSLMAFLQLDPLSIKRYWQGLLQRPLADGDENLLQVISCC from the coding sequence ATGGAAGAAGGTCAAAAGGAACCAGTTTCATTTCCTTCTGATGATAGTCAGAGTACTTCACAAGAAGAAATTCGAGAAGgtgaacaaaaaaatgaaagcctGAACATGATTCTTGATGCTTGGAAAGATTCGTTTACTTTTGAAGATCGGCGATATTCTTCTTCACAACAAAGCTTGCATGATACCATCTTTGTTTGTTCTATTACCACCAAAATTGTAGGCCTCGGAGCTATAGAATTCAATGACCACGAATTGCTTGAGTTGGTACGTTATCCACAAAGCCCTTATGATAAGTCAGCTATTAAGGTTTTTAATTCTAGTTCTGTGGAAGTGGGTTACCTTCATATTCCAGTTGCTAAGGTTTTATCTCCTTTAGTCGatcttcaaaaaattaatcttgaagGTGAGGTGACTAATTCAAGAAATCGATATGATAGTTCTATGCCTTGTCTAGTTAAAATCTTTTCGAAGTCAGATGATACACAGAACGTTCAAGATTGGATTTTGCAGAATAGTTTGTGTTTTTGTGATCAACCTGGTCCAAGTTTCAGGGCATACGAGGGCTTGGGGGTTCAAGAAAAGAATATGATAGAGAAATTGGGGACATTGGAGCCACCAAAGAATGTGATTAAAGCTAAACTTCTTGATCATCAAAAGGAGGGGCTGTGGTGGTTGGTGAGAAAAGAGAAGTCTGATGAGCTGCCCCCTTTTTGGGAGGTGAAAGATGGGTCGTATCTGAATCTTTTGACAATGCATCAAACGGATAGGAGACCGGACCCTTTGCATGGTGGGATTTTTGCTGATGATCATGGATTGGGAAAGACtctcacttttctttctttgatttcttttgatAAGGTTGGCACCCTTCCTGAAGCAACAGGTAAGAGGGATACGGTAATGTCTGTTTCTAGTGGGAAGAAGAGGGGTGGCCTAGTGAGGGGAAAGGGCACTGGAGGACAAAAAACACATACCCTTTTGGGTAACAATACGAAAGAAAGTTCTTTGGACATGGCTGATGACTCTTCTAGTGCTTTGGTTCCTAAGCAAACATTAATTGTGTGCCCTTCTGTAGTGTGTTCAACATGGGAAAGCCAACTACAGGAACACACTCATAAAGGATCCCTCAAGCTGTACAAGTATTATGGAAACAGCAGGACGAAGGATGTTGAGGAGCTTAAGAAATATGATATAGTGTTGACCACATATAGAACCTTGACTGCTGAGTGCTTTCGACGCATGCGGTGCCCTTTGATGAAGATCGAGTGGTGGCGAGTCATCTTGGACGAGGCTCATGTGATTAAGAATGCAAATGCCAGGCAAAGTCGGGCAGTCACTCAATTTACTGCTAGGAGGAGGTGGGCTGTTACAGGAACACATATCCAGAATggattgtttgatttattttccctGATGGCCTTTCTCCAGTTAGATCCACTCTCTATAAAACGCTACTGGCAAGGCCTGTTGCAGAGACCACTTGCTGATGGGGATGAGAATCTACTGCAGGTAATATCATGCTGCTGA